From the genome of Grus americana isolate bGruAme1 chromosome 16, bGruAme1.mat, whole genome shotgun sequence:
GTGGCCACTTTGTGCCGTccgggcggcggcggtgggtgtctcgggccgggccggcggtCCCGCAGCCCTGTGGGGGGGGCTGGCCGCTGCCCGTGGCTGCCGGAGCCCTCCCTGGTGCCCGGCCGGGGCTCGGCGCCGCGGTGGGGagcgaggcggcggcggggggcgggtCGTCGGTCGGGGCGGTGGCTGGGGCGGTGCGAGTGCCCGCTGCGTGCCCGGGACTACAGCTCCCGGCGTGCTCGGCGGCGGCCGAGGCCTACGAGTCCCGTCGTGCCCGCGGGTCCTCCCGGGAACGGCTCCATCCGGGTCCCGGCCACTGCTGTGGGCGACTCGTCGCCATTACGGGGCAGCGGCGCTCGTCTGCCAGCGCCGTCGTCGGTGCTGCAGGACTCGGTCTGTGTGACCTCCGCCATGGACAAGAGCCCCCTCTGCGGCTCCGGTGCGCCCGGCAGCGAAGGCAGCCGCGATCCGCCTCAGCCGGCCCCGCCGTGGGGGAGTGTGAGCCCGAAGGCGGTAAGAGCGGGAGGAGCGGCCGGCGACGGAGCTACGGGGGCCGGAGGAGCGGGTAAGCTCTCGGGGGACAGGCTCTGCCGTCCTCCCACCCGAGGGTCGGGGCTGAGGGTGGTTGCAGGTCGGTTAAACCGCCGCTGAGGGGAGCGCGCGCCCGCTCCGCTCCACACAGCGCCTGTCCCGCGGCGCCCGCCACCGGTGTGAGGGGTCTCGTCAGGCGGCCTCGGGCTGGGTGTATGGGGCGGCTTCCCAGCGGGGCCGGACCGGTCTGGGGGAGCGGAAAGGCTGAGGCCGGGCAGCGGGTGCTTGCCTTGGCAGGGAAAGGCCGTCGGGGCCGGGCGCTGGAGCGGCTGCGCCCTTTCCCAGGGCCGCCAGCCTGCATCGGGCCGTGCCGAGctgagaggggctgggagggcgGCGGTGTCCGGCGGGGTTTGACGCCGCTCCGGCGGTGCCTCTGTGGCTCCGTGCCTGGGGAGCCGGTGCTCGATGGGACCGGGCCGTTCAGGCCCCGTTCCTCTGGCTCCGAGCACAGGCTGTGCCTGCGCCTCGGGCACACCCGGCAAAACCGCCGCAGAGCCACGGCTGCGGGCACAGCGTGGGCCCCTGAAACCCCGTTGGGAACAGGGATACCCGTGTGACTGCTTGGCAGGGGATCCTGGCAGGTAGCTGCTCCTGCAACTTTGAATTCTTTTCGTTGTTCAATACAGACATCCATGGGTGATCAGCCAGCCATGATAAAGGATACGGACATGTCCGAAGAGGTGCAGCAAGATGCTGTGGAGTGTGCCATTTTGGCAATAGAGAAATATAatgttgaaagagaaattgcAGCCCTTATAAAGAGGGTAAATGTTTGCTTGGTATGTCCCTTTGTTGAACACGATCTACTCCAGAAGTTGAGCAGGGTAGGTGTTGCTACACTTTTTtggaaaagcaagtcctgtggaCACACAGTACATTGGACTTTTCCTTTGGGCTGATGTCCCTGTGTTCCTTTTCCCATGCCTCACGTGTACCTTTCCTAGTTTTTGTTTTATGATACCttctatttttgtgttttcactATCTCATTGTCTAGTGGAATAGTAGAGCATCTCCTGGCTTTTCCCAGTGTGACTGATGCTGATGGAAGATAGAGCCCTTTAAAGCCTGCCATAACTTTCCTCAGAGGGAATGCCTGCTTTTTACCTAGTCCTTGACTTAAATTGAGTTTAAATTTGTCTTAAGGTTCTATTCATAGTTCTGTAATAGTTGTGCAAGATTGGCTAGCTGGTTCAAAATCTGCagggaaaagtaattttctgcaCATCTTCTGTATTCACATCCTCCTTTTATGTGCTGGACTATGCTAAAATCCCAGGTGTTGGAGTACTGTTTATCTGGTGTCCACAGAACACCTGGTTTTATATGTGCATGAAGGATAATAGTGGATTCGCAAAAGATTTAGTTCTGATTCACTTTCTGCTTTACCATCTTAGGAGAATAAAGAAATCCAAGGCACCAGTGAAGGTTTAATATTACACGAATCTGAGTGGAAGACCTATTGAAAAAGTCATTCAACTAAATGGTACAATTGCTTCTGTTGGGGAGGTCTTCCTTTCCTGTCACCCTGACAGACATATAagcaggtttattttttccacttgtaAGAATGACATTCTGTGTTAGCAAAGAGCAGAGGATTGGATTTTTTTGAGGCTCCTGGTTGGAACCTGAGAAATTGTGGAGAGAGATAATTTATCCAGGGTCATAATAACTGATCAGAAATGCTTGCATGCTCTCTCAGGAAAGTTTCCTCATTTGAGAGCTATTGGATATGACAGTATTTAATGACTGACTGGAATGTTCTGCTTTTAGTAGAGCTGTATATCTTGGCTTTTGAAACGTGGTAGGCTTCTGAGTATGATGGGAGAACATGATCACATGAACTGATACTTCAATGGTATAGTTTGAGAACATGGTATCattgcggggcggggggaatcGCAGTCCCTGGGCTTATTCCTGCTCAGCTACAAAGtgctgtgggctttttttttttctttttttgtctagGCAGCAGGTGAGGTGTAAGAGGTAAGTAACACAGTCCTTATATGTAAAGGCATATGCTGCTGCTtagctgctttttcaaaaagtgATGCTTGTTAAGAAGAGACACATTAATGACAGAAAATCTGTAATCGGGTTTTGGGTGAGAACTGTGCTGAGTTCCAAGTGATCTCTTCTCCAGGAGTTTGAGAAGAAATACAGTCCCACTCGGCGCTGCATTGTAGGAAGGAAATTTGGCAGCTATGTGTCTTATGAGACCAAGCACTTCATCTTCTTCCCCATGCATGGAGTAAATATAGTTCTGTTTAAAGCTGGTTAGAGCTGTGGGTCATTGTTCAGAGTTGCATGAGCTTGCAGGACTGCACACTAACGGCAGCAGCTCAGTGCCTTCAGCCTTCCTGAAGACACAAACCTTGGTCTTCAGCGGTAACATCAGGGATTTTTCTGGAGTgcttggtggttttgttgtgtatagggggaaaaaaaataggccttctatttattttctttccaaagttcCCTTCTttactaataaaaatgttatgtgTATTCCATCTTTTAGGagtttgtgttgggttttgtgtggcaaggttttggtagcgggaggggctacaggggtggcttctgtgagaagttgctagaagcttcccctgtgcctgatagagccaatgccagccggctccaagatggatccgccgctggccagggccaagccaatcagcgcctctgtgataacatatttaagaaggaaaacaaaacagttaaaggaagcttttgcagccggagagaggagtgagaagatgtaagaaattcTGCAGATACTAAGGTCcgtgaggaaggagggggaggaggcgctccagacaccagagcaaagatcctcctgcagcccgtggtgaagaccatggtgaggcaggctgtcccctgcagcccatggaggaaggatgagggggtgtagagattccacctgcagcccgtggaggaccccacgctggagcaggtggaggcacctgaaggaggctgtggcccgtgggaagcccacgctggagcaagttcctggcaggacctgtggacccgtgaagaggggagcccacgccagggcaggtttgctggcaggacttgtgaccctgtgggagggaccccacgctggagcagtctgctcctgaaggtctgcaccctgtgggagagaccccacgctggagcagtctgctcctgaaggtctgcaccctgggGGAGAGACTGCGCTGGagcggttcgtgaaggactgtagcccgtgggagagactccatgctggagcaggggaatgttgagaggagtcctccccctgaggacaaagaagcggcagagacaatgtgtgctgaactgaccgcaacccccattccctgcccccctgtgccgctgagggggaggaggttgaagccgggactgaagttgagcccgggaagatgggaggggtggggggaggtgttttaagacttgattgtattttctcattgctctactctgttttgcctagtaataaattagatgaatctcctctctacattcagcctgtttcgctcgtgacggtaattagtgagtggtctctccctgtccttatctcgacccaagccttttgttagacttctccttcCCGTaccgctgggggaggggtgagtgagcggccgcgtggcacccagctaccggctgggcctaaaccacgacagagtTTTATGgctgttttgtatttttccctaACTTGTGCTCATTTCCCTGTGAACAACCACCTTTCAAAGAAATCTCAAATCCAGGGTGTCTCAATGCTGAGCTAAACACAGCTGTGAGTCAGTAGCCCAAGGCTGCGCAGAGGAGCCCGGTGGTTGACAGGAAAGTAGGAGTTACCGCGAGCCCTTGCCCTGGGTCGAAGGCACTCCAGTTACCCAATGGCTACCTGCCAGTGACTTGATGCAGCTAAGGACTGCGCTGGTAGATGTGTGGAGCCCTGAAGATAAGCTCAGCATCCTCTGTGTGC
Proteins encoded in this window:
- the LOC129213999 gene encoding dynein light chain 2, cytoplasmic-like, whose amino-acid sequence is MGDQPAMIKDTDMSEEVQQDAVECAILAIEKYNVEREIAALIKREFEKKYSPTRRCIVGRKFGSYVSYETKHFIFFPMHGVNIVLFKAG